The Eleginops maclovinus isolate JMC-PN-2008 ecotype Puerto Natales chromosome 10, JC_Emac_rtc_rv5, whole genome shotgun sequence nucleotide sequence aaaaataaataacaataataacaaataattacaaaaatatataataataataacaataatcaacaataataataataataaatattacaacaataacaacaacaacaacaacaacaacaataataacaataacaattataacaataataataacaataataacaataataaccataacactaataacaataacaataataacaataatacttacaacaacaataataataataaccaataacaataataacactaataattacaacaacaataataataataacaacaataataataattacaacaataacaaccaataacaacaacaacaataatagatgttatttattatcttgcacattttatcaAACAAAATACGTTTCTAACTTGCGATAACATTATTCCCGTTCTCTTCACAAGAGggacctctcacacacacacacacacacacacacacacacacacacacacacacacacacagacacacacaccacacacacacacacacacacacacacagacacacacacacacacacacacacacacacacacacacacacacacagacacacacacacacacacacacacacacacacacacacacacacacacacacacacacacacacaaacaggagcAATCTGTCCATCCTCTGAAAAAAAGCATcgttcagacagagagctgtcTGCCATAAATCGAAGCTCTGTTGCCTCCGTTACTGTGCGGTGGGAGAAGAACTACAGcctgatttaagggttgattatatttcacttaatttatccaaatctgtaaagtaactaaaggtattacatacatgtagtggagtaaaagtacaccatttacctctgaattatagaggagtagaagtacacagcagcaaaacctgaaatactcaagtacaagtatctcaaaagtgtacttaaatacagtactgtagtaaatgtacttaggtAGTGACAGCAGGTATGATATGTGTGCTAGCAGCCCAGATTCCAcgatatatattaaataaagcagtttttattctgtttccaatttgtttagtttttccctaaaaaaaacaaagtaaaaaatgaaaaaaaccttAATTTCAGTTGTTAATTTTCTATCCACAATCACATACAGAATGAtagagagaaaatgtaatgtttgtacaaCTGCGTACAATTAATCTAGGTCGGAACCGGGTTCAAGGGGGGCCTGACTGTAcaagtttgagaaccactgctctatAGAGTGGtccagctgctccatcagtgTCTGATTTATTCAAACCTTTAACTGAGAAACTCCTAAAgctacatttcaaatgtttacatcaCCACTGAATTCATGGAGCTGACATCCTGAGATAACCCTGAGAGACTTCAGCTGCTttgaactgaccctttaaagacctcatgacacctagagactcccttttttttatttagtctaaaaaacttttattttcgattgaaatacataattgtgataaatatgcccGGTTCCCTTTTGTTATTTTCGAAATTTGTACGCAAGCCACTGAAATCCACGGGCCCAGTGTCTTGACAACTTCCAACATAAGATGACGTATGCTCCGGAACGCTTTTAACCTGATTGCACCTGCTGCCCCCTTGCCCTTGATTCATTCTAGTCACAGTAAGTCGTACTcgcagttttagcatctttaaagttttgtttcttaatatttttgttgagaaacATGCCTGAGCGGTTGTTGCAGCGATTGTTCAAACACCAGGGAGAACGGTTTTACCCTTCATCGGTTTCCGAAagaccctgctttgtgtgaactctggacgcaacaagtttgtaggacaagagctggtccgaaaggaacagtatggaagccaagctcgtcgtctgtactttgctcaggcattttgaagaggagtgctacgactcgatccccgctctgaaggagcagcttggtATTGATGTTCGTCTGAAGAAGGTTTTGCTGCCCAATTCGGTTTCCCGCGTATATTTCATCGAGGGACAAGCTGAGGTTGCCCCGGGGGGGCGAACGGCGACGTCAAGACCCGGAGGTCTcatgctctggagaaaaggcagagattggaggtacgtaccttcttattttggacttttatttaataatggaagggaaatgaaatgcaaaggaatgagTGTTTGGCACGGGTGAAACAGCTTGCGGTGGTTCTTCATAGTTGAAGTTGGCGCTAGCTCTGaacacttcagctcagctggctatagtgctaagtgctttagctattcagctaagttcacctagagtgttagcaaaaagtcaagtactcaagtgtttgttttaggtttggggtagcgtttttttcccccctccaaCTCAACGCTAaattttgtgatttatttatttatgtttcaggtacTACAGGAATGCCAGTCTGAGTATgttgctgaagaggaaagcgaTGACTTTCCTGAGGGGGACCCATCTACTGATGTAAGTTTTCGGAAAGCGTTCAGGTCAACTAAGTTACtgactaaagattttatttgactaactacacacagcatacagtatatcagtGCCAGTGCCCCCTTTCTTCAGACCTTCCCCCTCCCCATCTCCAGAGgtgttaaagtaaaagtacttttgtggtgtaattacaacagtagcacatataacataaccgttacacacatttactccattgtacctaactagatagatggactgtcattactgaaaacactaaaacctaacaaggacccaccacaaactcaattcaaccgtgcagaatcagctgattgtaagacaaatacactggtctactttttactaggttacctgtgttggaaggaaactctatttttagttttttttttaacttttacacacacacacatatgtatacacacatttatttatttacttacttatttattcaggtgaaTTCAACAGAAGATCAGCACAGTGACTTTTCCGTTCAGGTGTGTCTGAGGCCACCAACAAGGACGGTGGCTATGCAGTTCAAAGGAAGGGGACGGactaaaggtattttatcatttatgtacGTATTTTAGCCAAACAGATGTCGGGGAAACGGGTCTTTTCAGCATTGCATCTTGTGTAGATAGATACATCACTAATGACAATCCTTTTCTAtgtcaaacatctattttcacatctacacaAGAATGTTGGAAAAACTATCTGTCTTAGGAAAAGACTATTTTACAATCTACAAATTTACTAGTGCGAGCAAGCTtcacaaaaagttgtgtgtattgaatgaagatttccttcaagctgacactgatttctatatactaaacattgttttttccccaggtgTGCAGGCTACTACATCAATGGTCACTGTTGGGACTCAGACTGAGGAtgactgcttttgctttcacaacACCGACAACTCAACCTCTTGTGGCTCTGACTCAGATGACAACATGTCGACAGATGATCCCGACTACAAGCTGCCGTCCTCTGATGATTCAGCTGAAGAGAGTCCTGAACACAATACTCCACCAGTGCCGCCACCTGAGGCGCCAGCAGGTAgcgtttttcttgtgttctggGAATGCCTGGTGACGCTGTTGTCAACATGGTGCAGCTGTGGACTTTGTGGGAGCAGGGTCACTGTCCTGGCAGTGTAAAGAAGTAGGAACACAGTTGCAGGTCACCATCCAGTGCGGGGGATGTGGGAACCAAGGACTATGGAACAGTCAACCTTTCTTCGGCAGAACAGCAGCtgggaatgtgttgttgtcGCTGCCATTCTCTTCAGTTGGGGCCACTGTCACCAAGGTGCTGCGTGTCCTATCCAGATTGGGCGTTGCTGTGATGTCGGAAAGAGCGTTCTTCAGACATCAGGACCAGGTGcttttcaaagctgtgaagcGAGTTTGGGGCGAGCAGCAGTTTGCCATGCTCTGTCTGCTACAGGCAGAAGGGGAACCCATCGTGTGTGGTGGTGACGGGCGTGCCGACACCCCAGGGCATTGCGCTAAGTACGGCACCTACTCAACAATGGAGCTCCggaaaacagctgttattgaCGTACAACTTGTACaggtacatttcagatgtattatgcCTCTATGTGAGTCCTGCCCAgtatagaaaacacactcttctgtcGTAGTAAGGACAATTTTATACTAGTCAATGTTATGCTCATCAAAATctcctgctttttatgttttagagcaATGAGGTTGGAGGGTCCTACCACATGGAGAAAGTGGGACTGCAGCGATCCCTTGAGAAAGTCCAGGGCTTTGTGGATGTCGGAACTctcgtgacagacagacacataggcATCAACATGATGATTAGAGAGGACCATCCAGACATCACGCACCAGTTTGACATATGGCATGTAGCCAAGAGtaagtgcaacatgtttaaacctgttttaatgtaatttttaagagAGACTTGAAGCACTACCTTGACATTCCTTTTtgaaagatatgatttttttgggtttggacaaattttatgtgtgaaatccttgtgtgtgtggaggaaagGGCCTATTTCAGGCTATTACAGGCTGTTCATGTatctaaaaagggttttagttaTGCCCTTGGAGTCAAGACCTTCAAGCAGTACattagatttctatttatttattcatctacacatgtttactcaggtgtcaagaagaagctgcagagcttGGACAAACTAGAGGTTGCCAGGACCTCAAACCCTGGGTGGGGAAGTATTATAAACCATCTGTACTGGTCCGTGGTCTCGACGCCTCCTGGCAGTGGACAACTTGTGGTGGACAAATGGACATCAGTCATCGATCACATCCACAACAGGCACACCGGGTTCGAGGGACTGTTCTCTTCTTGTGCGCACGGAGTCCTGGAAGGCAGGGAACAGCGTAAACCGTGGCTGAGTTGTCGTTAGTATActcctaatgtttattttacagagattgTGATCACAGTATCATGTTGCATCATGtgcataatttacatgtattttgtacaatgttcttCAGATACGAAGGTGTCTATTGAAGTGGAGAAGATCATCCGGAACAAGAGGCTGTGTGCAGATATACAACGCCTGTCCCCGTCACACCAGACATCCTACCTCGAAGCATTCCATAGCGTGATTACCCACTTTGCGCCAAAGATGTGCCACTTTTCATACAAAGGATGGAGAGCAGGtaatcaaagaaatattccgtgaaacattcttttaggacattattacattctattacattacacttgccagacgcttttatccagagcgacttacaatcgaggacaaaatcacagcttgcaacatttgcagtgcacaggaaatgtacatgtCCTGAAGTGGTTTTGTAGGCAAGGGTCAGGGCCTTGTGCTGGTTTGGGCAGCCACTGTTAGGCAGTGCAACCTGATAAATAGAGGGGTAACATGGGCTCTTTTgggttgacttgtttatgtttcgCTGTAAGAATGGTCATCTTGTTCctgattattctgtttgtgttctgttcttagagggatcctggctgctttgcatttcaacgaGAATGCCAACAGGGAGCAGCGGAGCAGACACGATGGCGAGATGATGTTCAACCTGCGGTATCCAAAGTATAAGAAGGGCGGCTACATTGTGAGGAAAGTCTTACAGGAGCCATCTTTTGGTAAGCATAATAGAAAGTTGATTGcagatatgatttgtattttgagatgtacatAGTCGTGTGTCATATCTATGGTTGGATTAATTTGAACCTTGTCCCATATTCCTCTGCAACAGGCTatgctgaagagctgatgcgGATGGTGGAGGCCATGTGTCGAGGTGAGGACTACAACGGTGATGACTTTGACATCCAGACCCGTCCCCTGTTACAGAGCCACTCAATGCATCATTCGAAAAGCCGGATAAGAGGGCAGCAGTCAATGCACATATGACCCGCTTtagcattacaaataacaccTAAATGTACACATGAGAACCGGGACTgaatggaataaacacaaacttaatttcatctttgccgtgagtgctttgatttactgtgttgggaacctcctgctccatcctcacctTGGTGTTCTGAAAAGTGTCATTACAGGGTGTGTAGTATGTCTGTGTTGCTACAGTTTTCCCCCTTATCCATGTGGGCTTGTATTGCATTGTCCCTGAAGTACAGCACATCTTAGACACCGTATGATCAAAAATATCAGCTACCCTTCCATGGTGAAGGTGTAAATTGATTTGCTAGGCCTATTTGTTGTAAGCTGttgtaagttgtaaaaatgaagacacattcatgtgaagccagaggtatcatgtattgacattcattttcatgtatttacaaactcatgtatttaaactaaaaaaacaaaattaacaagttAACAGCATACATGTATCATCACGGGCTGTTGGTGTCCTGGAACCCCCTGTAatcaatggagggaaaagttctccggatacaccacaccacacaggaaGGTATGGGGACCCTGACATGTCTTCCCAGGTACTCGTAGCACCATCGCACAAACTGTCTGTATCCAGTGTACCTCTTCCAcctaaaagttgaaagaaaatcagaagaaaaacacaggtgttttagatgtaggcctaggcctactgTAACCTACATGACAGTTCGTTTTACGCATACATTTACGTCATTGGTGATATCAAATCATACAATTCCTACTAGtccatacaaatgattttacaataggATTGTATACTCACTCGTTTCCCTCTACATCCCCGTATTCTTGCCGATAGTGGAAATGTGCGGTGCGCAGAAcatgcagattcagacaaactggctcaaagccagaatgttctgtgatgcagcgggtgtctgctccctcctcctctctcctctcgcacactcttgactgttcgcggcagcacaccgactccactaccagtggcattggctcacatctcccacaagaacacctaaaatataacagataaaggcaaggggcttgaaacaatcttacaattgtcacagaactttacaaagtgtcaaTGTCATGGGTTGATTCGCGTGAAAAGCCGACGTAGAACTAGCCTAATCGCGGAAGGATGGCCACTGGTCAGGAGctaggttatagcataggctactactgggttatagcataggctactgtatgagtatgacgcagggcaaactaatatagtagacctaattggtattttcatcgctctcaaaaaaaataacataactaaataaagattaagactatgacaagcaccgggaaacaacaatggccctttgcgatctgtaggcctagtaatggtgactatttggctaattctgggaggtgaggaggcagactgcacacacacatgctcgctggtgcaaacgctggttgtggtggatattacaaagtacaatatcttacggagtgttcattgtcagaaaagtgaacaagaaggaagttaccattccacgtgctgtagtctgccaaaatccataggcatccgaccgtctgccacagcagcaccaccaacagcgccttctgcctcgccatccgaactttccgtagaaccctgtggctccaactcatccaagtatggctcgtatctatagggcataacgcccctcacattgtcctccagcattgggtcggactctgccacttcgaaaaatgtgtcaggatccgaggatgaatcggagttgtcagaatccatgttgttgacaggtgtcaggatagtcgtgagtgacaggtgggatagtgtcttgaccaaggagccgttccggagtgtacgtcataggtcatgtgactgactaataggaaggtcggtagcagatcgcaaaaatcgcacttttaaaaaggccgtacaaactcaatttctctatcataatgattaaaaccaacttcaagtgactattttgtatgtgtactttcaatgtgtgtatgtatattactttattttccacgtgtcatgaggtctttaataAGCTGTTCAGTGAGGAGCATGGGCTGGATCTTCACTGAGGGTCTTCGTCCTTCTGACAGGGAGGCCACTGCAGCTATTACACTTATTTTCTGTTCAAAcgtatgtttctttttttctaaatttcgacttttacAAGCAAATTGGCGCCCAGCCTGTTGCCGCAGCTGCCTgacatttattgatattttgtctttttttggagGAGCTACGGAGGCATCAGCGAGATTGCAGAGCTGGAGCCATGCGGAAGACTaagaaaaagaggagacaaGCCTCCCGTGCCGGCGATAGTGATGGAGAACGTGAGATCCTCGGCAAATAAGATGGAGGAGCTCGGCGTGCTGACAAAGACCCAGTGGGAGTACCGTGAGAGCAGCCTCGTGTTTTACGGAGACGTGACAGCACTCGCATATCCCGGACAACAGCACGGCTCTCCCCGGCATCACGAGCGTTCGGGCGGACAGGGACGCTACTCTGAGCGTACGacgaaggggggggggggggctgggggggggggggggggtggaagcTCTGTATGAGAATGAACGATGGTGTAATCCCGGACATGTTACCGTGAAGGAGCGTTTCTGTAGCCCGGACATTGAGCTGTGAGCTGCTGGATTACGTCCACACTACCTGCCCCGTTGTTTCACTGCgccgttgttgttgttgttgttgttgtttacattccTCCATCAGCTGATGCAGAGGTGGCCGGTGACGTCATCCACTCCACTGTGGCCAAACTCCAAACACTACACCCAAATGCTCTCATCACCATCACTGGGGACTGTAACCAGGCTAAACTGGACAGAACTCTACCTACACTCACTCAGTGAGTAGACAGAGACAACAACACTGTGGACCTTTTATATGCTGATACCAAGAATGCATACTGTGCCACTGGAGCTCCAGCAGAACAACAGCAAGGATGTGTGGACTGGCATGAAGACCATCACGGGATTCAAGGGGAGAGACAGGCTGACTGTGGGCCCCCCGGAGAGGGCTAATGAgctgaacaccttcttcaataggttcagccccccccccccacccctgctgctgtctcctccacttcacaCCTCACCTCCACCACTCATCCGGGCTTCAACATCCCCCCACTGATCTTCTTgcctctgaccccccccccccaactatCCCCCCTGCTGAGCACTGTAAACTCTACTTCTTCACCTCTGATGTCCCTTCCTGATACCGAGACATCAGACC carries:
- the LOC134871315 gene encoding uncharacterized protein LOC134871315 — protein: MSERAFFRHQDQVLFKAVKRVWGEQQFAMLCLLQAEGEPIVCGGDGRADTPGHCAKYGTYSTMELRKTAVIDVQLVQSNEVGGSYHMEKVGLQRSLEKVQGFVDVGTLVTDRHIGINMMIREDHPDITHQFDIWHVAKSVKKKLQSLDKLEVARTSNPGWGSIINHLYWSVVSTPPGSGQLVVDKWTSVIDHIHNRHTGFEGLFSSCAHGVLEGREQRKPWLSCHTKVSIEVEKIIRNKRLCADIQRLSPSHQTSYLEAFHSVITHFAPKMCHFSYKGWRAEGSWLLCISTRMPTGSSGADTMAR
- the LOC134871316 gene encoding uncharacterized protein LOC134871316, with amino-acid sequence MDSDNSDSSSDPDTFFEVAESDPMLEDNVRGVMPYRYEPYLDELEPQGSTESSDGEAEGAVGGAAVADGRMPMDFGRLQHVEWCSCGRCEPMPLVVESVCCREQSRVCERREEEGADTRCITEHSGFEPVCLNLHVLRTAHFHYRQEYGDVEGNEWKRYTGYRQFVRWCYEYLGRHVRVPIPSCVVWCIRRTFPSIDYRGFQDTNSP